The following coding sequences lie in one Streptomyces sp. NBC_00510 genomic window:
- a CDS encoding alginate lyase family protein: MRTPWGHSRRRRAGVVAVLAALLVPLASAAPAAARPDAHHGTAGGPTAAPRTVVLDGKDLVRAKARLRAGDPGARRALRDLVVQADAWLGQGPWTVVDKDRVPPSGDLHDYFSQAPYWWPGAPKTPDNPQGCPYVQRDGERNPEVDGLTDHDERGKVFESAYELSLAWYYTGRRAYAEHAARILRTWFVDPATRMNPNLGNAQAIPCRYDGRAIGIIDFSQGFTSLLDATAVLDLGAPGWSARDRDGMSAWENGFLDWLVDSDFGRQEGAAANNHGTFHHMQVAALAAATGRTALARQTVTAARAGLIDPQIAADGSQPQELARTRSWHYSTFNLVAFTRLAAVGDHVGVDLWHHTGPGGASLRRAVDFLLPAATGAGPWPHPELDFHAYAASDLVHAAADHGDRRARAALADLEAPPGGDLWALRPVPEQLDGITG; this comes from the coding sequence ATGCGCACCCCCTGGGGCCACTCCCGGCGCCGCCGCGCAGGCGTCGTCGCCGTCCTCGCGGCCCTCCTCGTCCCGCTGGCCTCCGCCGCCCCGGCCGCGGCCCGGCCGGACGCGCACCACGGCACGGCCGGCGGGCCCACCGCGGCACCGCGGACGGTCGTCCTCGACGGGAAGGACCTGGTACGGGCCAAGGCCCGGCTCCGCGCCGGCGATCCGGGGGCCCGCCGCGCCCTGCGGGACCTCGTCGTCCAGGCCGACGCCTGGCTGGGGCAGGGCCCCTGGACGGTCGTGGACAAGGACCGCGTCCCGCCCAGCGGCGACCTGCACGACTACTTCAGCCAGGCCCCCTACTGGTGGCCCGGCGCGCCCAAGACCCCGGACAACCCCCAGGGCTGCCCGTACGTGCAGCGCGACGGGGAGCGCAACCCCGAGGTCGACGGGCTCACCGACCACGACGAGCGGGGCAAGGTCTTCGAGTCGGCCTACGAGCTCTCCCTCGCCTGGTACTACACCGGCAGGCGCGCCTACGCCGAGCACGCCGCCCGCATCCTGCGCACGTGGTTCGTCGACCCGGCGACACGGATGAACCCGAACCTGGGCAACGCGCAGGCCATCCCGTGCCGTTACGACGGGCGTGCCATCGGCATCATCGACTTCTCCCAGGGCTTCACCAGCCTCCTCGACGCCACCGCGGTCCTCGATCTGGGCGCACCCGGCTGGTCGGCGCGGGACCGTGACGGCATGAGCGCCTGGGAGAACGGGTTCCTCGACTGGCTGGTGGACAGCGACTTCGGCAGGCAGGAGGGCGCCGCCGCCAACAACCACGGCACCTTCCACCACATGCAGGTCGCCGCGCTCGCCGCCGCCACCGGCCGCACCGCGCTCGCCCGGCAGACCGTCACCGCCGCGCGGGCCGGGCTGATCGACCCTCAGATCGCCGCCGACGGCAGCCAGCCGCAGGAGCTGGCGCGCACCCGCAGCTGGCACTACTCCACCTTCAACCTGGTGGCCTTCACCCGGCTCGCCGCCGTCGGCGACCACGTGGGCGTCGACCTGTGGCACCACACGGGCCCGGGCGGTGCGTCACTGCGGCGGGCCGTCGACTTCCTGCTGCCGGCCGCCACCGGTGCCGGGCCGTGGCCCCACCCCGAGCTGGACTTCCACGCCTACGCCGCCTCCGACCTCGTCCACGCCGCCGCCGACCACGGCGACCGGCGGGCGCG